From Virgibacillus ihumii, the proteins below share one genomic window:
- a CDS encoding GNAT family N-acetyltransferase gives MPYIKTLTEYDYSAIFDLSQFAFQYRLSEMEFRKKVEEVQRHIIWGWMSNDELAAKLHLIPLTCYINGKVFKMGGISAVATWPEYRRQGAVKDLLHHALLYMKEHGHTISFLHPFSFGFYRKYGWETAFVEKHYSIPLANLKKNWGVNGYVRQIHDDIGMLHEIYTIYASQFNGTLVRDENWWKQRVLKGNDHVAAAYDDDQSPEAYIIYQVKNDVFTVKELVYNTLNGWKQLLRFIANHDSMAEKVEMAVPEYDNLPLLLDEPRFDQKLQPYFMARIVDVQRFLEQYPFELSDHQVLPALQIEDDFLSDNNGTYQLTRSGTGVSCLKTSTDRKTIQCTVQQLISMLMGYKRPTELYQTGLISGPPEQLQILENIVPDQHTYFPDFY, from the coding sequence GTAAAAAAGTAGAAGAAGTGCAACGACATATTATATGGGGATGGATGTCGAATGATGAACTGGCGGCAAAATTGCATCTGATCCCGCTCACCTGCTATATCAATGGTAAAGTTTTCAAAATGGGCGGGATTAGTGCGGTTGCAACATGGCCTGAGTATCGTCGTCAAGGTGCGGTTAAAGATTTGTTGCATCATGCCCTGCTATATATGAAAGAACACGGCCATACCATCTCATTTCTTCATCCTTTTTCATTTGGCTTTTACCGAAAGTACGGGTGGGAAACAGCTTTTGTTGAAAAACATTACTCCATCCCGCTTGCCAATTTGAAGAAAAATTGGGGTGTAAATGGTTATGTTCGACAGATACATGATGATATCGGGATGCTTCACGAAATTTATACAATTTACGCCAGCCAATTCAATGGAACACTTGTCAGGGATGAAAATTGGTGGAAACAGCGAGTATTGAAAGGTAATGATCATGTGGCGGCAGCATATGATGATGATCAGAGTCCGGAAGCGTACATTATCTATCAGGTGAAAAATGACGTTTTTACAGTAAAAGAGTTGGTATATAACACGCTCAATGGCTGGAAGCAGTTACTGAGATTTATTGCCAATCATGATTCAATGGCGGAAAAAGTCGAAATGGCTGTGCCGGAATATGACAATCTTCCACTTCTGCTTGATGAGCCGCGATTCGACCAAAAACTGCAGCCTTATTTCATGGCGCGGATTGTCGATGTGCAACGTTTTCTGGAACAATATCCGTTTGAACTGTCGGATCATCAAGTACTGCCTGCATTACAGATCGAGGATGATTTTTTGTCTGACAATAATGGCACGTACCAGCTCACCCGCTCCGGTACGGGTGTATCCTGTCTGAAAACGTCGACTGATCGGAAAACAATCCAATGCACTGTCCAGCAGTTAATTTCTATGCTGATGGGATATAAGCGGCCGACAGAGCTGTATCAAACGGGTTTGATTTCCGGCCCGCCTGAACAGCTGCAAATTTTGGAAAATATTGTACCTGATCAACATACCTATTTTCCGGATTTTTATTAA
- a CDS encoding efflux RND transporter periplasmic adaptor subunit: MNRRKLILVLTGLFIAVNCFLVYLDDDENVQRLSYIDEWSVIGTKDMYETIETAGVLASAATKNVYFDEEKGSFLEFQIKDGAKINIGDPLFTYEPRNYYDTKAQLESEVSKLNGQIAAIEEAIANISAFQAPPSDLEAQFEGENAQFDLTHEPVEVEYMKEAYIAEKEKELAQKQAELESIQAQLSDLESTGDTITVESPYQGQVTNLSESLNNPVVTIRDQQLQATGRLTENERMKVEPEMPVEVDIQKNDSVLQGTLSSIDDMPETVNIHTTSMYPFEVKFEENSDMEGLLPGYHADLKITTNASPDATVVQGNQLLDKNVWKMTSEGFLQKQKVETGIHMDNFYEIKQGANPGEWAAQDDWDQFRDGAVFITGLNVKDIQWKRIGKYDNVSWKRYFITGLLAR; this comes from the coding sequence ATGAATCGCAGAAAGCTAATACTTGTATTAACCGGACTCTTTATTGCAGTAAACTGTTTCCTTGTTTATTTGGATGATGATGAAAATGTTCAACGATTGTCTTATATTGATGAATGGTCTGTAATCGGGACGAAAGATATGTATGAAACGATCGAAACGGCTGGTGTTTTAGCATCAGCTGCTACAAAAAATGTTTATTTTGACGAAGAAAAAGGCAGTTTCTTGGAGTTTCAGATTAAAGATGGCGCAAAAATAAACATTGGCGATCCGCTTTTTACATATGAACCACGCAACTACTATGACACAAAAGCACAGTTGGAGAGTGAAGTAAGTAAGTTGAATGGTCAGATTGCGGCAATTGAGGAGGCCATTGCGAATATTTCCGCTTTTCAGGCACCTCCGTCAGATCTAGAGGCTCAATTTGAAGGAGAAAATGCTCAATTTGATCTGACACACGAGCCTGTTGAAGTGGAATATATGAAAGAAGCATATATTGCAGAGAAGGAAAAAGAACTTGCCCAGAAACAAGCGGAACTGGAAAGTATTCAGGCACAATTATCTGATTTGGAGTCAACCGGTGATACAATTACCGTTGAAAGCCCTTATCAAGGGCAGGTGACCAACTTGTCGGAATCACTCAATAATCCGGTTGTCACTATTCGGGATCAGCAACTGCAGGCGACTGGCAGACTTACAGAAAATGAGCGCATGAAGGTGGAACCGGAGATGCCTGTTGAAGTGGATATTCAGAAAAATGACAGCGTTTTGCAGGGAACCTTGTCCTCCATCGACGATATGCCAGAGACTGTTAACATTCATACAACCAGTATGTATCCGTTTGAGGTGAAGTTTGAGGAGAATAGCGATATGGAAGGTTTGCTGCCAGGTTATCATGCTGATTTGAAAATCACCACCAACGCCTCTCCTGATGCAACGGTTGTCCAGGGAAACCAGTTGTTGGACAAGAACGTGTGGAAAATGACCAGTGAAGGATTTCTGCAAAAACAAAAGGTGGAAACAGGCATTCATATGGACAATTTTTATGAAATAAAACAGGGAGCAAATCCTGGTGAATGGGCAGCACAGGATGATTGGGACCAATTTCGTGACGGAGCAGTATTTATTACGGGATTGAATGTAAAAGACATACAATGGAAACGTATTGGGAAATATGATAATGTCAGTTGGAAGAGATATTTTATTACGGGCCTTTTAGCCAGGTGA
- a CDS encoding DUF948 domain-containing protein, translating to MDFVYIGILFCALAFALITIYMCYVLIRVSNSMKSLGNSLGEVEKKLHYLTPELRNTLQETEKLVDDFNDKVTATDGLFDAMDNTGHAINAGSRLLDKQTKKLPEYDSPESIARLTEGAKWGEVAFKLFRRLKKKSVKNELMVQKKNLPAKK from the coding sequence ATGGATTTCGTATATATTGGAATTCTATTTTGTGCATTGGCATTTGCACTCATCACAATCTATATGTGCTATGTGTTAATACGTGTTTCAAATTCGATGAAATCGCTTGGCAATTCATTAGGTGAAGTCGAGAAAAAGCTCCATTACCTGACTCCGGAACTGCGAAATACGCTGCAGGAAACGGAAAAACTTGTTGACGACTTTAATGATAAGGTAACTGCAACAGATGGTCTGTTTGACGCGATGGACAATACTGGTCATGCAATAAATGCCGGCAGCCGGCTTTTGGACAAGCAAACCAAAAAGCTCCCGGAGTATGACTCACCAGAATCGATTGCACGTCTGACAGAGGGCGCCAAATGGGGAGAAGTTGCCTTCAAGCTTTTCCGGCGATTGAAAAAGAAAAGTGTAAAAAACGAGTTAATGGTTCAGAAAAAAAATCTGCCTGCAAAGAAATAA
- a CDS encoding DUF948 domain-containing protein — protein sequence MTLTGIGVIFIGVAFLVLAIYLAWTLNNLANILRGIEKTVEPLPDQLDDIFRETGSLINHTNDTLSDVNDKLRTLSPLFYMLGDVGEMSRKLTTPLAKFNVSRKKKTDEK from the coding sequence ATGACATTGACAGGAATTGGAGTAATATTTATTGGAGTGGCTTTTTTAGTGCTTGCCATTTACCTTGCATGGACATTAAACAACCTGGCAAACATTCTCCGGGGTATCGAAAAAACAGTTGAACCGCTTCCCGACCAGCTTGATGATATTTTCCGGGAAACAGGGAGCCTGATTAACCATACAAATGATACACTTTCCGATGTGAATGATAAATTGCGGACGCTGAGCCCGTTATTTTATATGTTAGGTGATGTTGGTGAAATGTCCAGAAAGCTGACAACTCCACTGGCTAAATTCAATGTATCACGGAAAAAGAAAACAGATGAAAAGTAA
- a CDS encoding DUF948 domain-containing protein, translated as MDWIGIGVIIIGLAFLGLVFFLIKPLKNLTELFASLQKTTDELPDQVADITSETTSAISAGRDAINQVNKQMNELSPLFQLIGDMGNTTRGLSSSLIKVNTTMREKLENDSAIKRNNLEWIYGIMTLGYCIFQRNKASN; from the coding sequence ATGGATTGGATAGGTATTGGCGTCATTATTATCGGACTTGCATTTTTGGGACTTGTATTTTTCTTGATTAAACCACTGAAAAATTTGACCGAACTATTTGCCAGTCTGCAGAAGACAACGGATGAACTGCCTGATCAGGTTGCTGATATTACCAGCGAGACAACCAGCGCCATCAGTGCCGGGAGAGATGCCATAAATCAGGTAAACAAGCAGATGAATGAATTAAGTCCGCTTTTTCAACTGATCGGTGATATGGGAAATACAACCCGCGGCCTGTCTTCCTCATTAATTAAAGTCAACACAACGATGAGAGAAAAATTAGAAAATGATTCTGCGATTAAACGGAATAATCTGGAATGGATTTATGGAATCATGACCCTGGGATATTGCATTTTTCAGCGAAATAAAGCATCTAATTAA